One stretch of Pseudoalteromonas shioyasakiensis DNA includes these proteins:
- a CDS encoding insulinase family protein: MKFRLLATSFAVTLALSGCASNSQSNIVKEVEIEQQVSQDDNRVFSQDYLLEELENGLRVMVVKTDYPDVVSLQIPVSVGSRNEVEAGKTGFAHFFEHMMFKGSEKFPQDVYSDILKNSGVDNRAYTTNDYTNYHLNFSKEHLDKVLEIEADIFQNLTYSEEQFRTEALTVKGEYLKNNASPIRKLLSAVRNEAFEKHTYKHTTMGFFEDIEAMPDQMAYGKEFFAKFYKPEYVSLVIVGDVDPQETMAMVKKHWGNWKKGDYQADIPTEPKQQAPKYVHEKYDGLPGHWLLVSYKGTAWDPTQKDRAALDLISQLYFSNNSALYQELVVDKQIASQMFTYNPDTKDPGLLHVFVKVENEADLAKARDAINRTYAQARTELVDAQKLADLKSNLKYSFINGLDSSQSIASTLASYMHFERDPEVINQLYATADSITPEDIKAVANKYFVDSSRTTVTMSALDKVTGFEQEVDLNAAVASIEQAPTERHFKVLDKTNSSPLVDVNWLFNTGAAADPQGKKGLAALTAAMLAQGGSESMSYKDIKKALYPLAGSFGYQLDKEMISLRGRVHKDNAAKWYALVSDQLLNPGFREDDFKRLKKELIDSIKAGLKASNDEELGKEVLYHQLYKGHPYESYNYGDISDLEALTLDDVKAFYNSQFTQSKLTVGLIGAIPSDVKSTMMKDLTQLPQGKESRLMIPDAPVLKGHHATIVEKSAQSTAVSFGFPIDTIRSSDDWTALWLVRSYFGEHRSSNSFLYQRIRQTRGMNYGDYAYIEYFPRGMFQTKPDANLGRSEQIFQVWLRPLRSNNDAHFATRTALFELDKLIKNGISKEDFEATRNFLINFVPQMVASQDRQLGYALDSEFYNTESFVDYVRGKLEKLTLDDVNRVIRDNLQTENIHYVFITGDGKDMQKRLASEQTSPMVYNAEKPAELVAEDKVIADYKLAIPAKNIKVLDVEKVFQ, from the coding sequence ATGAAATTTAGATTATTAGCAACCAGTTTTGCTGTAACACTTGCGCTGAGTGGCTGCGCAAGTAACTCACAGTCAAATATAGTTAAAGAAGTCGAAATTGAGCAGCAAGTAAGCCAAGATGATAACCGTGTATTTAGCCAAGATTACCTATTAGAAGAGCTTGAGAACGGCCTTCGCGTAATGGTAGTGAAAACCGACTACCCAGACGTCGTATCACTGCAAATTCCGGTATCGGTTGGTTCACGTAATGAAGTTGAAGCAGGTAAAACTGGTTTTGCACACTTCTTTGAGCATATGATGTTTAAAGGCTCTGAAAAATTCCCGCAAGATGTCTATTCAGATATTTTAAAGAACTCAGGTGTTGATAATCGCGCGTATACGACCAACGATTACACTAACTATCACTTAAATTTCTCAAAAGAGCACTTAGATAAAGTACTCGAAATCGAAGCTGATATTTTCCAAAACCTGACTTACAGCGAAGAGCAGTTCCGTACTGAAGCACTGACTGTAAAAGGTGAATATTTAAAGAATAATGCTAGCCCAATTCGTAAGTTACTTTCTGCCGTTCGTAACGAAGCATTCGAGAAGCACACATATAAACACACCACGATGGGCTTTTTTGAAGACATCGAAGCCATGCCTGATCAAATGGCATATGGTAAAGAGTTTTTCGCTAAGTTTTATAAGCCTGAGTACGTCTCTTTAGTCATTGTTGGTGATGTTGATCCACAAGAAACTATGGCAATGGTGAAAAAGCATTGGGGTAACTGGAAAAAAGGTGATTACCAAGCCGACATTCCAACTGAACCGAAACAACAAGCACCTAAGTACGTTCATGAAAAATATGATGGTTTACCGGGTCATTGGTTACTAGTGTCTTACAAAGGCACAGCATGGGATCCAACTCAAAAAGACCGTGCTGCGCTTGATTTGATTTCGCAGCTTTATTTCTCAAATAACTCGGCACTTTATCAAGAACTTGTTGTTGATAAACAAATTGCCAGTCAAATGTTTACCTATAACCCAGATACTAAAGACCCCGGTTTATTACATGTTTTTGTAAAAGTCGAAAACGAAGCAGATCTTGCTAAAGCCCGTGATGCGATTAACCGTACTTATGCACAAGCACGTACTGAGTTAGTTGATGCGCAAAAGTTAGCTGATTTAAAATCTAACTTAAAATACAGCTTTATCAATGGTCTTGATTCATCGCAATCAATAGCCTCAACGCTTGCAAGCTACATGCACTTTGAGCGCGACCCTGAAGTTATTAACCAACTTTACGCCACTGCTGATAGCATCACTCCAGAAGATATCAAAGCAGTAGCAAACAAGTATTTTGTTGATTCAAGCCGTACCACTGTGACAATGTCGGCGCTTGATAAAGTAACTGGTTTTGAGCAGGAAGTTGATTTAAATGCAGCGGTGGCAAGTATCGAGCAAGCACCAACAGAACGTCATTTTAAAGTACTTGATAAAACAAATAGTTCACCACTGGTTGATGTAAACTGGTTATTCAATACCGGTGCGGCAGCTGATCCACAAGGCAAAAAAGGTTTAGCGGCGCTAACAGCCGCGATGCTAGCGCAAGGTGGTTCAGAATCAATGAGCTATAAAGATATTAAGAAAGCCTTATATCCTTTGGCGGGAAGCTTTGGTTATCAACTTGATAAAGAGATGATTTCACTTCGTGGTCGAGTACACAAAGATAATGCTGCGAAATGGTATGCGCTTGTTAGCGATCAATTGTTAAACCCTGGCTTTAGAGAAGATGATTTCAAGCGTCTGAAAAAAGAGCTTATAGATAGCATTAAAGCGGGCCTTAAAGCGTCAAATGATGAGGAACTAGGTAAAGAAGTGCTTTATCATCAGCTTTATAAAGGTCATCCTTACGAAAGTTATAACTACGGTGACATATCAGATCTTGAAGCATTGACACTTGATGACGTCAAAGCGTTTTATAATAGCCAGTTTACACAATCTAAACTAACAGTGGGTCTAATTGGTGCTATCCCAAGTGATGTTAAATCGACAATGATGAAAGATTTAACCCAACTTCCACAAGGTAAAGAAAGCCGTTTAATGATCCCTGATGCGCCAGTACTTAAAGGTCATCATGCGACTATTGTTGAGAAATCAGCGCAATCTACCGCAGTGTCCTTTGGTTTCCCAATTGATACAATTCGTAGCAGCGATGATTGGACAGCCCTTTGGTTAGTTCGCTCTTATTTTGGTGAACACCGCAGTTCAAACAGCTTCTTATATCAACGCATTCGTCAAACCCGTGGTATGAACTACGGCGACTATGCATACATCGAATACTTCCCACGTGGTATGTTCCAAACAAAACCAGATGCTAACTTAGGTCGTTCAGAGCAAATTTTCCAAGTATGGTTACGCCCGCTGCGTTCTAATAACGATGCTCACTTTGCAACACGTACGGCATTATTTGAGCTTGATAAGCTAATTAAAAATGGCATTAGTAAGGAAGATTTTGAAGCGACTCGTAATTTCTTAATTAACTTTGTGCCGCAAATGGTTGCAAGCCAAGATCGTCAATTAGGCTATGCACTTGATAGTGAGTTCTATAACACAGAGAGCTTTGTAGACTATGTGCGCGGCAAGCTTGAAAAGCTAACCCTTGATGATGTTAACCGCGTTATTCGCGATAACCTGCAAACCGAGAATATTCACTATGTATTTATTACCGGTGACGGCAAAGATATGCAAAAACGTTTAGCATCAGAGCAAACATCACCTATGGTGTATAACGCTGAAAAACCGGCAGAACTTGTTGCTGAAGATAAAGTGATTGCAGATTATAAACTTGCAATACCAGCGAAAAATATTAAAGTACTTGATGTCGAAAAAGTATTTCAATAA
- a CDS encoding GGDEF domain-containing protein: MLEENKWVFRRADKQFSLEKWQKTINLMTELFSAPAGFIVHKTDNVYRIIVSSEQQENPYEAGAELNADDNIFCKKVVRDMAPLYVDHASKDSQWDDSPLVKDGFESYLGVPISWPNGEPFGTFCVMDFKQTHYQQSFLELIEQLRDMVEDDLALLDNFTQMREIAMLDSLTNIYNRRAIDLLCQHKLNISKRLGFDISCLFIDINSFKPLNDTYGHEVGDLALICLADTMKECLRETDIIGRLGGDEFIALLQVQPGDCIESIADKLNTTYQSNLAKRGIPVTSLSIGSGVIAQPKENFAELLKRADEDMYEKKQASKAAR, translated from the coding sequence ATGTTAGAAGAAAATAAGTGGGTTTTTCGCCGCGCTGATAAACAATTTTCCTTAGAAAAGTGGCAGAAAACAATTAATCTCATGACTGAGTTGTTTTCTGCTCCTGCGGGTTTTATCGTCCATAAAACTGACAATGTTTATCGTATTATTGTATCCAGTGAGCAACAAGAAAACCCCTATGAAGCAGGGGCTGAATTAAATGCTGACGATAATATCTTCTGTAAAAAAGTTGTGCGAGATATGGCACCACTTTATGTTGATCATGCAAGTAAAGACTCTCAGTGGGATGATAGCCCACTAGTGAAAGATGGTTTTGAATCTTACCTTGGCGTACCTATTAGTTGGCCTAATGGTGAACCGTTTGGCACATTTTGTGTAATGGATTTTAAGCAGACTCACTATCAACAGAGCTTTTTAGAATTAATAGAGCAACTTCGCGATATGGTTGAGGACGACCTTGCGTTGTTAGATAATTTTACGCAGATGCGTGAAATTGCCATGCTCGATTCACTTACCAATATTTATAATCGCCGCGCAATAGACCTACTTTGCCAACATAAACTGAATATATCGAAACGTCTTGGCTTTGACATTAGCTGTTTGTTTATTGATATAAACAGTTTTAAACCGCTCAACGATACTTACGGCCATGAAGTTGGCGATCTCGCGCTTATTTGTTTAGCTGACACTATGAAAGAGTGTCTTCGTGAAACCGATATTATTGGCCGCTTAGGGGGCGATGAGTTTATTGCTTTATTGCAAGTTCAGCCAGGTGATTGCATAGAAAGCATAGCCGATAAGCTCAACACCACCTATCAATCTAATTTAGCAAAGCGGGGCATTCCAGTTACGAGTTTAAGTATTGGTTCTGGGGTGATAGCTCAGCCAAAAGAAAACTTTGCTGAGCTATTAAAACGAGCAGATGAAGATATGTATGAGAAAAAGCAAGCCTCGAAGGCAGCACGTTAA